The genome window GCAAACTCTACCGAAATTAACTTCTTAGTAGAAAATAAAAAAGTAGTTATCGTAGACGATGTGTTGTATACTGGAAGAAGTATACGAGCAGCACTCACGGCACTGCAATCTTTCGGTAGACCAAATACTATAGAGTTGCTCACACTTATTGACAGAAGATTTTCCAGACACTTGCCCATACAGCCAGATTATAACGGACGTCAAGTAGATGCGATTAATAATCAAAAAGTAAAAGTACTCTGGAAAGAAAACGGAGGAGAAGATGCCGTTTACTTGATAAAAAATGAAGACTAATGAGTGAATTAAGTGTCGATAATTTATTAGGTATCAAATACCTCAGCCTAGCAGACATTAACCTGATTCATAAAACTGCAGACCAGTTTAAAGAAGTCATCAATAGACCTATTAAAAAAGTACCTTCCTTAAGGGATATCACGATTGCAAACCTCTTCTTTGAGAATTCTACTAGAACAAAACTCTCTTTTGAACTGGCAGAAAAACGCCTCAGTGCAGATGTTATTAATTTTAGCGCTGCTCAAAGTTCTGTAAAGAAAGGGGAGACGCTGGTAGATACGGTAAATAATATTCTTGCCATGAAAGTGGATATCGTAGTGATGCGACATCCTAATCCTGGAGCCGGAGTGTTTTTATCTAAACATGTAGACGCGCGAATAGTTAACGCTGGTGATGGTGCTCATGAGCATCCCACACAAGCCTTATTAGACAGTTATTCTATCAGAGAAAAGCTAGGAAGTCTTCAAGGTAAAAAAGTGGTCATCGTAGGTGATATTTTACACAGCCGTGTGGCGCTTTCTAATATCTACTGTTTAAAAAAATTAGGAGCCGAAGTAATGGTTTGTGGCCCTGCCACTTTATTACCTAAGCATATAGAATCCCTAGGTGTAAAAGTAGAGCTGAATCTTAAAAAAGCACTGGAATGGTGCGATGTGGCAAATATG of Nonlabens sp. Ci31 contains these proteins:
- a CDS encoding aspartate carbamoyltransferase catalytic subunit; the protein is MSELSVDNLLGIKYLSLADINLIHKTADQFKEVINRPIKKVPSLRDITIANLFFENSTRTKLSFELAEKRLSADVINFSAAQSSVKKGETLVDTVNNILAMKVDIVVMRHPNPGAGVFLSKHVDARIVNAGDGAHEHPTQALLDSYSIREKLGSLQGKKVVIVGDILHSRVALSNIYCLKKLGAEVMVCGPATLLPKHIESLGVKVELNLKKALEWCDVANMLRVQNERMDISYFPSVREYVQQYGVNRELLDSLKKDIVIMHPGPINRGVEITSDVADSDQAIILNQVENGVAIRMAVLYLVAAKIRRND
- the pyrR gene encoding bifunctional pyr operon transcriptional regulator/uracil phosphoribosyltransferase PyrR, coding for MSQKLLLDAAALDIILHRLACQLIENHDTFENTALVGLQPRGGFLLNRLAEILTTNYKIKDLKTGLLDITFYRDDFRRSDEPLKANSTEINFLVENKKVVIVDDVLYTGRSIRAALTALQSFGRPNTIELLTLIDRRFSRHLPIQPDYNGRQVDAINNQKVKVLWKENGGEDAVYLIKNED